TGAAGAGAAGTTTACGGTATCCGTACAGAAGAAAGTTAAAATGGAAGGTTCCAAGCGTCCGAAGCTGGTAGAAGAGGACGAAACCTTCACTTATGAGCAAATAAAATATACTAAATACTTAATTAGCTTTAAATAGTTATGGCCAAAAAAGAAGAAACAATCAGCTTGATTGATACATTTTCGGAATTTAAGGAACTGAAGAATATCGATAGAACGACGATGGTTAGCGTACTCGAAGAGTCGTTCCGTAGCGTAATCGCGAAAATGTTTGGCACCGATGAGAATTACGACGTAATCGTGAACCCGGACAAGGGTGACTTCGAGATATGGCGTAACCGTGAAGTTGTGGCCGATGAAGATTTGACTAACCCGAATATGCAGATTTCGTTGAGCGAAGCACAGAAGATTGATGCTTCCTACGAAGAAGGCGAAGAGGTGACTGACGAAGTTATCTTTGCGAAATTCGGTCGTCGTGCTATCCTGAATCTCCGCCAGACACTGGCTTCCAAGATTCTGGAACTTGAAAAAGACAGTATTTATAATAAATATATAGATAAGGTAGGTACAATCATCAATGCGGAAGTATATCAAATCTGGAAAAAGGAAATGCTGCTTCTTGACGATGAAGGAAACGAACTGCTGTTGCCTAAAACCGAACAAATCCCGAGCGATTTCTATCGTAAAGGTGAAACGGCCCGTGCAGTAGTTGCCCGCGTGGACAACAAGAACAATAATCCCAAGATTATCTTGTCACGTACTTCTCCCGTTTTCCTGCAACGTCTGTTTGAGATGGAAGTACCCGAAATCAATGATGGCTTGATTACCATCAAGAGGATTGCCCGCATCCCCGGCGAACGCGCCAAGATTGCGGTAGAATCTTATGATGACAGAATCGACCCCGTAGGAGCCTGCGTAGGTGTAAAGGGTAGTCGTATTCATGGCATCGTTCGTGAGCTTCGCAATGAGAATATCGACGTAATCAATTATACATCGAATATTTCATTGTTTATACAGCGCGCTTTGAGCCCGGCAAAAATTTCTTCTATCCGTCTGAATGAGGAAGAGAAAAAAGCAGAGGTGTTCCTCAAACCGGAAGAAGTTTCGCTGGCTATCGGTAAAGGCGGTTTGAATATCAAGCTGGCCAGTATGTTAACTGAGTACACTATCGACGTGTTCCGTGAGTTGGATGAGAATGTAGCTGATGAGGATATCTATCTCGATGAGTTTAGAGACGAAATCGACGGATGGGTGATTGATGCAATCAAGGCTATCGGCATTGATACGGCGAAGGCTGTGTTGAATGCTCCACGCGAGTTGTTGATTGAAAAGACGGACCTGGAAGAAGAGACAGTGGACGAGGTAATACACATTTTGAAATCGGAGTTTGAAGAAGAAGAACCGGAACAAGAACAAGAACAAGAACCGGAAAAGGAACAAGAGTAATTAGGTAATTACGATTGAGATTTTCTTCGCTCCATTTATTCATTAAATTTAAAATATGACGATAAGGTTAAACAAAGTTACAAGAGATTTGAATGTAGGAATCACAACGGTTGTTGAGTTCCTGCAAAAGAAAGGGCATACCGTTGAGGCTAATCCTAATACAAAAATTAGCGAGGAGCAGTACGCTATACTCGTGAAGGAGTTTAGTACAGATAAGAACCTTAGACTTGAATCGGAGCGTTTCATTCAGGAACGTCAGAATAAGGAACGTAATAAGGCATCGGTATCGATTGAGGGCTTCGAAAAACAGCCTGAGAAACCGAAGTCGGAAGATGTGATCAAGACAGTCGTACCTGAGGATGCACGTCCGAAGTTTAAACCTGTCGGGAAAATAGACTTGGATAAATTGAACGGTCGTAAAACAGAAAAGGTAGAAAAAGAACCGGAACAGAAAAAAGAAACTGTTGTGGAACGACCTGTTGTTAAACCTGAAGTGAAGAAAGAACCCGAAGTGAAGGTAGAAGAGGTGACAGCACCTGTTCAGCCCGAACCAGTGGTGAAACAAGCTGAAACAGTAAAACAAGCCGAACCGGTAAAACAAGCTGAACCTGTGAAACAGCCTGAGGCAGTAAAACAACCGGAGCCTGTAAGACCGGAACCTGTGAAACAACCGGAACCTACAGTAGAAAAGAAACCGGCAGAAGTGGAAAAAGTAGTGGAAGAAGTGATTAAAGAAGAGCCGAAGGTAAAAGCTGCACCTGTGAAGGCGGAAGAAAATAACAGGGTGGAAAGACCTGTAAAAGCAGCATCGGCAGAAGTCGCACCGGAAGTATCGGCGGAAAAAGAACCTTCTAAAGACGATGAAGTATTCAAAATCCGTCAACCGGAATTAGGCGCGAAGATAAATGTGATCGGTCAGATTGACCTGGCTGCATTGAACCAGTCTACTCGTCCCAAGAAAAAATCGAAGGAAGAGAAACGCCGTGAACGCGAAGAGAAAGAGAAAATCCGTCAGGATCAGAAGAAGTTGATGAAGGAAGCTATCATCAAGGAGATTCGTAAGGATGATCCCAAGCAACCGAAAGTTGGGGCGAAAGATAATGCTGACGGCAATAAGAAGAAACGGAACCGTATCAACAAGGAGAAGGTGGACGTGAACAACGTGGCAACTTCCAACTTTGCTGCTCCGAGACCGAATGTACAAGGTAAGGGGGGTGCCGGTGGACATGGTGGCAACAACAGTGGTAACGCTGGTGGTGGCAACAACCAAGGCAACAATAACAACCGGAGAAATAACAATAACAATAGAGACCGCTTCAAAAAGCCTGTTATCAAACAGGAAGTGAGCGAGGAAGATGTAGCAAAACAGGTAAAAGAAACTCTTGCACGTCTGACAACCAAAGGAAAGAACAAGACTTCAAAATACCGTAAGGAAAAACGTGAAATGGCTTCCAACCGTATGCAGGAACTGGAAGACCAGGAAATGGCAGATAGCAAGGTATTGAAGCTTACCGAATTCGTAACTGCTAATGAGCTGGCAACGATGATGGATGTTTCTGTCAATCAGGTTATCGCTACTTGTATGAGCATCGGTATCATGGTTTCTATCAACCAACGTCTGGATGCGGAAACTATCAATCTGGTTGCCGAAGAGTTCGGATTCAAGACTGAATATGTAAGTGCGGAAGTGGCACAGGCCATCGTTGAAGAAGAAGATGCACCGGAAGATTTGAAACCGCGTGCTCCGATTGTTACGGTGATGGGACACGTTGACCACGGTAAGACATCTTTGCTCGACTATGTGCGTAAGGCGAATGTAATAGCCGGTGAGGCCGGTGGTATCACACAGCATATCGGTGCATACAACGTGAAGTTGGAAGACGGACGTCGCATTACATTCCTGGATACTCCGGGTCATGAGGCGTTTACCGCTATGCGTGCCCGTGGTGCGAAAGTAACGGATATTGCCATCATTATTGTGGCTGCCGATGATAACGTGATGCCGCAGACGAAGGAAGCAATCAACCATGCGATGGCAGCGGGAGTACCTATTGTCTTTGCAATTAATAAGGTGGATAAGCCGACTGCAAATCCGGATAAGATTAAAGAAGAACTGGCTGCTATGAACTACCTTGTTGAAGAATGGGGTGGTAAATATCAGTCACAAGATATCTCTGCCAAGAAAGGTATGGGTGTGGAAGAATTGCTGGAAAAAGTATTGCTGGAAGCTGAAATGCTTGACTTGAAGGCAAATCCGGACCGTAATGCTTCCGGCTCTATCATCGAGTCTTCACTGGATAAGGGACGTGGATATGTAGCGACTGTGCTGGTATCTAACGGTACTCTGAAAGTAGGGGACATCGTTTTGGCGGGAACAAGCTACGGACGTGTGAAGGCTATGTTCAACGAACGTAACCAACGCATCACGAAATCAGGACCTTCTGAACCGGCATTGATTCTGGGATTGAATGGCGCTCCTGCCGCAGGTGACACTTTCCATGTAGTCGAAAGCGATCAGGAAGCTCGTGAAATCACCAACAAACGTGAACAGTTGGCTCGTGAGCAAGGCTTGCGTACGCAGAAAATCCTTACGTTGGATGAACTGGGTCGTCGTATTGCTTTGGGTAACTTCCAGGAACTGAACATCATCGTTAAGGGTGACGTGGACGGTTCTGTCGAAGCATTGAGTGACTCGTTGATTAAGCTGTCTACGGAACAGATTCAGGTAAATGTCATCCACAAGGGTGTGGGAGCAATCTCCGA
The DNA window shown above is from Bacteroides faecium and carries:
- the nusA gene encoding transcription termination factor NusA, translating into MAKKEETISLIDTFSEFKELKNIDRTTMVSVLEESFRSVIAKMFGTDENYDVIVNPDKGDFEIWRNREVVADEDLTNPNMQISLSEAQKIDASYEEGEEVTDEVIFAKFGRRAILNLRQTLASKILELEKDSIYNKYIDKVGTIINAEVYQIWKKEMLLLDDEGNELLLPKTEQIPSDFYRKGETARAVVARVDNKNNNPKIILSRTSPVFLQRLFEMEVPEINDGLITIKRIARIPGERAKIAVESYDDRIDPVGACVGVKGSRIHGIVRELRNENIDVINYTSNISLFIQRALSPAKISSIRLNEEEKKAEVFLKPEEVSLAIGKGGLNIKLASMLTEYTIDVFRELDENVADEDIYLDEFRDEIDGWVIDAIKAIGIDTAKAVLNAPRELLIEKTDLEEETVDEVIHILKSEFEEEEPEQEQEQEPEKEQE
- the infB gene encoding translation initiation factor IF-2: MTIRLNKVTRDLNVGITTVVEFLQKKGHTVEANPNTKISEEQYAILVKEFSTDKNLRLESERFIQERQNKERNKASVSIEGFEKQPEKPKSEDVIKTVVPEDARPKFKPVGKIDLDKLNGRKTEKVEKEPEQKKETVVERPVVKPEVKKEPEVKVEEVTAPVQPEPVVKQAETVKQAEPVKQAEPVKQPEAVKQPEPVRPEPVKQPEPTVEKKPAEVEKVVEEVIKEEPKVKAAPVKAEENNRVERPVKAASAEVAPEVSAEKEPSKDDEVFKIRQPELGAKINVIGQIDLAALNQSTRPKKKSKEEKRREREEKEKIRQDQKKLMKEAIIKEIRKDDPKQPKVGAKDNADGNKKKRNRINKEKVDVNNVATSNFAAPRPNVQGKGGAGGHGGNNSGNAGGGNNQGNNNNRRNNNNNRDRFKKPVIKQEVSEEDVAKQVKETLARLTTKGKNKTSKYRKEKREMASNRMQELEDQEMADSKVLKLTEFVTANELATMMDVSVNQVIATCMSIGIMVSINQRLDAETINLVAEEFGFKTEYVSAEVAQAIVEEEDAPEDLKPRAPIVTVMGHVDHGKTSLLDYVRKANVIAGEAGGITQHIGAYNVKLEDGRRITFLDTPGHEAFTAMRARGAKVTDIAIIIVAADDNVMPQTKEAINHAMAAGVPIVFAINKVDKPTANPDKIKEELAAMNYLVEEWGGKYQSQDISAKKGMGVEELLEKVLLEAEMLDLKANPDRNASGSIIESSLDKGRGYVATVLVSNGTLKVGDIVLAGTSYGRVKAMFNERNQRITKSGPSEPALILGLNGAPAAGDTFHVVESDQEAREITNKREQLAREQGLRTQKILTLDELGRRIALGNFQELNIIVKGDVDGSVEALSDSLIKLSTEQIQVNVIHKGVGAISESDVSLAAASDAIIVGFQVRPSGAAGKMADQEGVDIRKYSVIYDAIEEVKAAMEGMLAPELKEQITATIEIREVFNITKVGLVAGAMVKSGKVKRSDKARLIRDGIVIFTGNINALKRFKDDVKEVGTNFECGISLVNCNDMKVGDMIEAFEEIEVKQTL